The Deltaproteobacteria bacterium genome has a segment encoding these proteins:
- the thiS gene encoding sulfur carrier protein ThiS, producing MAESIQITVNGESRFLECPLPLTTLLRELKIELSYVAIAINEEILPHSEKAQKIVQAGDRIEIIRAVSGG from the coding sequence GTGGCTGAAAGTATTCAAATTACTGTTAATGGTGAATCCCGTTTTTTGGAATGTCCTCTTCCGTTAACCACCCTCCTTCGAGAATTAAAAATCGAACTTTCTTATGTGGCGATTGCCATCAATGAAGAAATTCTCCCGCATTCGGAAAAAGCCCAAAAAATAGTTCAGGCGGGAGATCGCATTGAAATTATTCGGGCCGTATCGGGGGGATAA